The Benincasa hispida cultivar B227 chromosome 9, ASM972705v1, whole genome shotgun sequence genome has a segment encoding these proteins:
- the LOC120086933 gene encoding cytochrome P450 CYP82D47-like has product MGLPQISSAGLILAGILFLYVAFSIYKKFGAQRKRQPPEAPGGWPVVGHLHLLSATEPIQLTLAKMADAYGPIFTLRLGMKKALVVSNWKIARECFTTNDKIFASRPKIAAGKLLGYDYALIGTTLSGPLRTHMRKIATHELLSSHRLEQLKHIRISEVESSMKGLYELWHRRRRDNGRSDDKVLAEMKTWFGELTLNTIFRMVTGERFSRAFKGDDGEKYKKAMRDVIDLFGLFVPGDWFPFLRWLDIGGHEKAMMKTAKVLDEMLKRWLKEHRQKGSLIEMDVEEFDFMDVMLSLVKDDEQLSSYDDDDDRITKATCLSMMLGGFETTSITMQWALALLLNNPEALKTLQFELDEQVGQGRKVEESDVKNLLYLQAVVKETLRLYPAVPIAFPHESIKNCIVADYHVSTQTRLLVNLQKLHRDPLVWEDPNEFRPERFLSRKNHFDVRGQHPQLIPFGSGRMMCPGISFALQIVSLTLAKLLHTFEVGRPSNELINMEMGVGVTCIRKNPLEIALNPRLPPQAYEYFYENVGDRKNGTS; this is encoded by the exons ATGGGACTACCTCAAATCTCCTCCGCCGGATTAATCCTCGCCGGAATCTTGTTTTTATATGTCGCTTTTAGTATTTACAAAAAATTTGGTGCTCAACGGAAGAGGCAACCACCTGAAGCACCCGGCGGTTGGCCGGTGGTTGGTCACCTCCATCTGCTGAGTGCAACAGAGCCAATTCAATTAACTTTAGCCAAAATGGCAGACGCTTATGGCCCAATCTTTACGTTAAGGTTGGGCATGAAGAAGGCCTTGGTTGTAAGCAATTGGAAAATAGCCAGAGAGTGTTTTACTACAAACGACAAAATCTTTGCGTCTCGACCCAAGATTGCTGCCGGGAAGCTACTCGGCTATGACTATGCCCTGATTGGGACAACCCTATCCGGTCCACTCCGTACCCATATGCGGAAAATAGCCACTCACGAACTCCTCTCGAGCCACCGCCTCGAACAGCTCAAACACATCAGAATTTCCGAAGTTGAGAGTTCAATGAAGGGACTATATGAGTTATGGCATAGACGACGTAGAGACAATGGGAGGAGCGACGACAAAGTGTTGGCGGAGATGAAGACATGGTTTGGAGAACTAACGTTGAATACTATCTTTAGGATGGTGACCGGGGAAAGATTTTCGAGGGCTTTCAAAGGTGATGATGGTGAAAAGTATAAAAAGGCAATGAGGGAtgttattgatttatttggattGTTTGTTCCGGGAGATTGGTTTCCATTTCTACGGTGGTTGGACATCGGAGGACATGAGAAGGCAATGATGAAGACGGCCAAGGTCTTGGACGAGATGCTTAAGAGATGGCTTAAAGAGCACCGGCAAAAGGGAAGTTTGATTGAGATGGACGTAGAAGAGTTTGACTTCATGGATGTGATGCTTTCTCTTGTTAAAGATGATGAACAACTTTCTAGCTATGATGACGACGACGATAGAATCACCAAAGCTACTTGTTTG TCTATGATGTTGGGGGGATTTGAAACTACATCAATAACAATGCAATGGGCTCTTGCATTACTTCTCAACAATCCAGAAGCGCTCAAGACACTCCAGTTTGAATTAGACGAACAAGTTGGGCAAGGAAGAAAAGTGGAAGAATCGGATGTGAAAAATCTACTATATCTCCAAGCAGTAGTGAAGGAAACATTACGTTTATACCCTGCAGTGCCAATTGCATTCCCTCATGAATCTATCAAAAATTGCATAGTTGCTGACTACCATGTCTCGACACAGACACGTCTACTAGTGAATCTTCAAAAGCTTCATAGAGATCCACTTGTATGGGAAGATCCTAATGAATTTCGACCTGAAAGATTTCTTAGTAGGAAAAATCACTTCGATGTTAGAGGACAACATCCTCAACTAATACCATTTGGAAGTGGTCGAATGATGTGTCCTGGAATCTCTTTTGCCCTCCAAATTGTAAGTCTCACACTTGCCAAACTACTCCATACGTTTGAAGTTGGTAGGCCATCAAATGAATTGATCAATATGGAGATGGGCGTTGGAGTAACGTGTATTAGAAAGAACCCTCTTGAAATTGCTTTAAATCCACGTCTCCCTCCTCAAGCTTATGAATACTTTTATGAGAATGTTGGGGACAGAAAAAATGGAACTTCTTGA